In one Shewanella loihica PV-4 genomic region, the following are encoded:
- a CDS encoding winged helix-turn-helix domain-containing protein — MQLGDCRFDRHTGVLTNDLTGEEWHLPRAELQVLLLLLANSDKVVAKRVLGAGDDDHPPLSDSSVARAVFMLRSFLGPLHEHMIETVKGKGYRLRLDSGVPSSAHHIDNASASGEPHGLGERIEAVLAWLFGKRNRWVKLWVGLIVLLLGALVSLQLFSSVNFEAQHTEPYLRHGITLESGQKVMFISYAKSKTNNTSLLRLSEKMSQAFERCESSPWKEVYMSLSHDKQVFNITMRGERMGQSLVRNLKLTDYRQQKVFISEAWFKEVSLCE, encoded by the coding sequence ATGCAACTGGGTGATTGCCGATTCGACAGACATACAGGCGTGCTCACCAACGACTTAACGGGTGAAGAGTGGCATCTACCGCGCGCCGAGCTGCAGGTGTTGCTGCTCCTGCTGGCCAATAGCGACAAGGTAGTGGCTAAGCGCGTCTTAGGGGCGGGGGATGACGACCATCCGCCATTAAGCGATTCGTCGGTGGCGCGGGCGGTATTTATGCTGCGCTCCTTCCTCGGTCCGCTGCATGAACACATGATAGAAACCGTCAAGGGCAAGGGCTATCGCCTGCGCCTGGATAGCGGCGTTCCTTCGTCTGCGCATCATATCGATAACGCCTCGGCAAGCGGCGAGCCCCATGGCCTGGGCGAGCGAATAGAGGCTGTGCTGGCCTGGCTGTTTGGCAAGCGAAATCGCTGGGTCAAGCTGTGGGTTGGGCTTATCGTCCTGCTGCTGGGGGCGCTGGTCTCCTTGCAGCTCTTCTCCTCGGTCAACTTCGAGGCGCAACATACCGAGCCCTATCTGCGCCATGGCATCACCTTGGAGTCGGGGCAGAAGGTGATGTTTATCAGCTACGCCAAGTCCAAGACCAACAACACCTCGCTGCTGCGCCTGTCGGAGAAGATGTCTCAGGCGTTCGAGCGCTGCGAGTCCTCGCCCTGGAAAGAGGTCTATATGTCGCTCTCCCACGATAAGCAGGTGTTTAACATCACCATGCGCGGCGAAAGGATGGGGCAATCTTTGGTGCGCAACCTTAAGTTAACCGATTACAGGCAGCAGAAGGTGTTTATCTCCGAGGCCTGGTTTAAAGAGGTATCTTTGTGTGAATAG